The following are from one region of the Cloacibacterium normanense genome:
- a CDS encoding MerR family transcriptional regulator: protein MKLNLPDKLYYSIGEVSKAFGVNASLIRYWEQEFPIIKPKKNKKGNRYFTPEDIKNLKIIYHLVKEKGYTLDGARIALTTNQKINETVEVLDRLEFVKSELLKLKNSLLDRDEAV, encoded by the coding sequence ATGAAACTCAATTTACCAGACAAATTATACTATTCTATAGGAGAAGTTTCAAAAGCTTTCGGTGTAAATGCTTCCTTAATCAGATATTGGGAGCAAGAATTTCCTATTATAAAACCTAAGAAAAACAAAAAAGGAAACCGTTATTTTACTCCAGAAGACATCAAAAATCTTAAAATCATTTATCATCTCGTAAAAGAAAAGGGTTATACTTTAGACGGCGCCAGAATTGCACTTACTACCAATCAAAAAATCAATGAAACGGTAGAAGTTTTAGACCGTTTAGAATTTGTAAAATCTGAACTTTTGAAACTCAAAAATTCTTTATTAGATAGAGACGAAGCCGTTTAA